The following DNA comes from Candidatus Bathyarchaeota archaeon.
GATAAGGCAGTCGCCGGGCAGCCACGCCGTTGTGGATAAGAGCTGAAAGCATCTAAGCTCGAAGCCTCTCCCGAAAAGAGGCAGCCATTCCAGTTTCACTGGACGAAGGCTCCCATAAAAGATGGGTTTGATGGAGCCGGGGTGTAAGCTAGAAGACTTCGGTCGACTAGTTCAGCCTGCGGCCACCAATCGCCTGAGATGTCGAGTCAATGTAGTGTCTGAGCGATATTTGACTGAGACACATATTGCCTCAAAACGGTGTTTGTCGCTGTATATGTTTGGTCTGTGCATGGTTAACCGTTTGTTTGTTTATGTTCAATTTAGCGGCTAATGTTTTGTGGTTTAAAAGAGGAAATCCTGCCTCTTTATTTAAAGAACCACGCGACGTCTCAGGGCAGAGGTCCCCTCCCCTTATTTAAAGGCACAATATCGCCGTTTTGTTGCTCTGTCAATCCCCCCATTCTTTATATATAGAAATGCTAAAGGTGGCGTTTTTAGCTTCTTTTTTAGACGTGTTTGCCTTAGTGTGTTCCTTTCCGGTTGTTGTTTTTTTACATTTTTCAGTAATGCTGTATATACTCTGCAAGTTGCTGTCCTAAAGCCTCGGCTTAACCGCCATCTTTCATGGTTGAAAAAGCGAATGTAACAGGTGCCACACACACAGCCATATCACTGTTTTCATGCTTAATTGTGGGTGTAAGCCTCGAGAGGTTGCAGGACTCCGACATCTCCCCCAATGTGTGCCGTTAAGGGTTTAGCATTTTTCCCTTTTCTCCTGGGAGCCTGCAGCCTCCCATCCTCCAAACACACCGGTTTTAGTGCGCAATATTTCTGGTTAAGAAACATCCCTTATTTAAACGCTAAAAAACTTGAACATGGAGAGACATACAGGTTGCAGCAAGGCAAGAACCGTGATGGCATAGGTTTTGAAGCCATTTTGATAGCCTTGTTCTTTGTTTTCGGCTTTGTAGGCTTCGTTTGTGGCGGAGTGTGGTTGTACACCTCAATGGCTTGCTGGTGCGCAACGATTTTTGTGTGGTTCTTCGTTGGTCAACGGTGCAAAGGCAAATCTGAAAAGCACACTTAAATCGCGTTTTTTGGCGTTTAACAAAAGTGATAATAGAGTGTTTGTGCCTTTGCGGTTTTATGAGTCAACCTGTGCCTGTACCGAAAAGTGAAATAAAATTCTCCCTTGCGCTCATTGCTGTACTCGTTATTGTCGTGGCTGTGAGTTCTCTTCTGATGCTTACCCCGTATTGGTATCTATGGCCTGTCATACTCGGTGTTGTTCTGGTTTTGGTTGCCTATTTTTCTGCCTTAAAACACCTTTACCGTTGCCCGAATTGCGGTGAAGAATTTCGTATAAGTGCATTGCAGGACTTTTTTGCACCGCACGGCATCAGCAGAAACCCAGACGGCGAGTTACTAGAATGGAAACTCCTTAAATGCCCTTCCTGCAGCAAAAGAGAGAAGTGCTACCGCGTAAAAAATAACCCTTAACCCGCCTGTTTAACAGTTAGCTTTTTTTACTATCATAGCGTTCTAAGAGTAGAGAGCCCAGAAGGTAGCGCTGCCAGACCAAACTTGCAAATTTGGTCCTTGTGATCATTTTGGTAGCGGCAGAGTTGCCAATTTCTGCTTTTACAAGGGGAGAACACAAAATGATAAACAATGATGAGCGCGTAGTAGTTAGAGGTCTCAAAGATGTTGCCGCAGCCGAAACCAAAATCAGCTACGTAGACTTCAATGGGTACCTTTACTATGTAGGCTACAACATCGATGACCTAGTGGGACGAGTCATTTATGCAGAAATCGCATACCTGCTGATTCATAGGCGCCTTCCAAATAAGCAGGAACTAGAAAACTTCAAAAACGAATTAATCTCAGCCATGAAGTTACCCGATGCGGTGGTTGAAAGCATAAAAAAGACTCCGAAAACCTGTCATCCCATGGATATATTGCGCACCGAGGTTTCCCATTTAGGTGAATATGACCCAGAAGGTAGCGACTTCTCCCCTGAAGCTAACTACCGACGTGCAACACGGCTTGTTGCTCAGGTTCCTGTTATTGTGGCAACTATACATCGAAGTCGCCTAAACCAGCCTGTTCCTGAACCCAAGCAAGAGTTCGGGTTTGCCCAAAACTTCCTCTACATGTTCAAAGGCGCAGTTCCTGAAGAAAGCGAAACTAACGTGTTGCATCGATACATGACGCTTCATGCTGACCACGGCTTTAACGCTTCCACTTTTGCGGCTCGCGTAACCGCATCCACTAACTCAGACATGTACAGTGCAGTAACTTCTGCTATTGGTGCACTCAAAGGTCCCTTGCACGGTGGCGCAAGTGAGAAAGTTATGGATATGCTTGATGACATTAACCTAGAAGAAGAGGTGGAAGAATACATTAACGGGTTGTTGGGTGATCAGAAAAAAGTCATGGGTTTCGGTCACCGAATCTACCGGGCGCAGGATCCAAGGACCAAGCATCTTAGAGGTATGGTGGAGGATCTTTGCCACCGCGACAGAACCTTGAGTTTGTACAATAAATGCATAAAAATCGAAGACATAGTTTTTAAGCGCAAAAAAATCTACCCCAACGTCGATTTCTATGCTGCAGTCACCATGGACGCATTAGGCGTACCTAAAGAGTTCTTCACACCCTTCTTCGCCACAGCTAGGATATCTGGCTGGGTTGCGCATGTGATTGAGCAGTATGAAGATGCGGTTCTTCTACGTCCAGAATCAAAGTATATCGGCGAATTCAACAGGCCTTTTGTTCCAATCGAGAACCGATAAAGAATCGCGGTAATAGCCGTTCAGCTTTCTTTTTCTTTTTTTGTCATTTAGCGTTTGTCGAGTTTGATTACCAAATTTAGCTTGAAATCGTTTTTTAACTGTTGTAGTGGCTGTTAGGTCGGCGGTTTCTTGTGTGGGGTATAAATTTGGTATTAGTTGGGTAACATTTGGGTAAACGCTAATATTGATTTTCCATAACGGATTCGTTTACCAACATAAAAAGGAAATAAAAAGACATGAATCAAAAAATAGTTTCAATTTTGTTACTTGCAGTTCTAGCAATCGGAACAGTGGCATCTCTGCAATCAATCAACGTCGAAGCAGCAACATCGATGAAGACTTATGCAATCTCTGACGCAATTCCTAGCACCATAGGCTTAGGTGAAGAAACTCTCCTCAAATGCGGTATCACTGAAGCATTAGCCTCCGCATCTTACGGATGGACAGGAATAAAAATTGTCGTAACAAAACCTGATGGTAAAACCGAAACACTTGGCCCCTTCACAACTGACTCAACAGGCTCAACATACACACTCTACACACCAGACCAAGTCGGCAGATACAACATTACAACATACTTCCCAGAACAGGAAATGCCAGTCGATACCTACTCAAATGAAAGAGGCTCCTATGTTTACAAAGGAACAATTATGCTTGCAAGCGAGGCATCAAGCTACTTCATCGTAACCGAAGAAGCCTCAGCAACATACCCAGGTCATGCATTGCCCTCTGAATACTGGAGTCGCCCAATCGACGCACAACTACGTGAATGGTACAGCGTATCAGGCAACTGGCTTGCCCGACCCGACAACGGCTTAGCACTCTACAACGATGACGCACCAGACACGGCACACGTACTATGGGCTCAGCAATTGACCACCGGCGGATTAACTGGCGGCGTAACGGCAGATACCCTAGTTGCTTCTGAATCTGGTGATGCATACGAAGGCAGATTCACAAATTCAGTCATACTCAACGGAATATTATACTACAACACTCAAGGCTCAGGAACATACGGCACTGTCGGAACAAACCAAATCAGAGCAATTGACTTGCACACAGGCGAACCCTTAGACTGGTACATAAACAACACTTGGTTGTCCTTCGGTCAAGCACTATACTTCGACGGCTACAACGTTGACGGCGTATACACCTACTTATGGTCAGTATCTGGCACAACCTACACGGCATATGATCCTTTTGACGGCTCTTGGGTTTATACAATGACTAACGTGCCCTCAGGCGTAAGAACCTTCGGTCCACATGGTGAAATCCTCATTTACCAATACAACTATGCAAAAGGTTGGATAGCTCTTTGGAACTCAACAGAATGCGGTCTACAGAACGCAGCAGTCGGCACACCATACCATGGTAGCTGGGCTTCTAACGTAGGTCTAAGAACCTTCAACGCCTCTTTGCCTTCATGTTATTCATGGAACGTTACAATTCCAGAAGGCACAGTCGCTTCCGGCTCATACATCATTGCACACAAATTCTACACTGAAGACAGAGTTGTCGGTATACAATACAACCAAACAAAAGTACGTGTCTGGGCCCTTGACATCAGCGATCTAGACAAATCATCAACTGCCATAACTAGCTACATATTCGACAAATGGTGGGATGCACCAACCGAATGGTACAACGGAACAAACACTATCCACTATGTCGGCGCAACAAACTACGTTGAAGACGCTACATACGGCGAAGGCGTAATCGGACTCTGGTCAAAAGAATTAACAACCCATTACGGATTCAGCGTTAAAACAGGCAAATACCTCTGGGCAACTGAATCAGAAAACTACCTAGATGCATACGGTTGGGGTAACATGGAGCACACCTGGTACTATGCTTACGGCAAACTGTACTCAGTCGGTGTCGGCGGAATCCTATATGCCTATGACCTCTCGACAGGTAACACTGCATGGACCTACAACTTGACCGATGCTTATGGTGAACCCGTCACTGGCAACAACTGGTGGGGCTGGATTGCGCTAATTGCTGACGGCAAAGTCTATGTCGGCACCTTAGAGCACTCCGCTGAAAACCCGCTGCCAAGAGGCGGCCCATACGTCGCTGTTAACGCAACCGATGGAAGTGAAGTCTGGCGTGTTAACGGTATGTTCCGTTTAACTCGCTGGGGCGGAAACAGCGTCATCGGTGACAGCATCATCGCAACCATGGACACCTACGACCAACGCATATACGCAATCGGCAAAGGTCCAACACAGACCACAGTTGTTTCACCCACATCCTCAGTTGAATACGGCAAAACCATCATAATCCAAGGCAGAGTCACAGACATCTCTCCAGGCACATCTACCACCGCTATGCAGTTGCGGTTCCCCAACGGCGTTGCAGCAGTCTCTGACGACAGCCAAGGCGGATACATGCTCTATGTGTACAAGCAATTCGAATGCCCAACCAACACAACAGGCGTTCCACTATCTATTGACGTTGTAGATGCAAACGGCAACTACCGCCACATCGGCACAACCACCAGCGATGCAAGCGGAGCATACAGCTTCGCATGGCAACCTGACATCCCCGGACAATACACAGTCTACGTAACCTTCGCAGGCTCTAACGCGTACTACGGCTCCTACGCACAAACCGCCTACTACGTCGAAGAAGAACCCGCAGCAACAGCAACCCCCACACCCCAACCACAGTCAGCAGCTGACCTCTACTTCGTGCCACTCTCTGTTGGCATGATAGTAGCAATAATCGCCATCGGCGCGATTCTTGTAATGCTGCAACTCAAGAAACGACCATAAAGGTGCAAAAAATGCAAAAAACAAATTCCCCCTCTTTTCTTTGTTTGGATCTGGCTTTAGAAGCTGGGGCTGAGTGGGCTTCTGGGTTTAAAATTACGAAGTTGCGATCGTGGTTTTCATTTTTCTTTTCTCCTTAAAGAAAACTGACCCAGAGCCTCAGCAAACCCATATTCTTTGTTAGGCTTTTAAATTTTGTTATAGAACAAGATGCCTGCTTTTTTGTCTTTCATCGTTGGGTGTTGCTTTATTGTGTGTTTTCGTTATTTTAGGTATTCAAAATGAATGCTGTGGTTAAAATTATGGGAAAGAGAGTTGTTGTTTATTTTATCAGGAATAGGTAGCATATGTAGGAGCCGACGGTGAAAACTACGCATACTCCGATTGCGGCTAATATGGCTTTTATTGAGTCACATACATGCATTTTTCCATCTCCATTTTGTTGAGATTGGTATCGTGTGAAATAATATAAGCAAAATTTCTTTTCCATACTTATATCAAAAATCGAAACTATGCCAAGCTCGGTATATGCCAACTATTTTTTGTGATAAAACAATTCCTCATTGAATGTTGTAGAGAAAGAATATGTGGTTTTGTCTTTATTTAGATACATCTTTTTGATTACTGCATACGAATTAGTAAATTAAATGAAATATAGAAAAAAATTTAGATTTTTTACTTTTTTACTGGTTATTTTTGATTATTTGTCGGATTCTGAAAAACCTTATATAGTAAAACCAAAAGACCCCTACTTCGATTCGCCAAAATCGGTGAATCTTAAGGAGAAAGAATATTTGAATTATACCCACAAACTAGCAATTTTGTTAATAGCAATATTTGTCGCTTCAATCGTAACCTCGATACCCATACTAAACATAAACGTCCAAGCAGCAACAACAATGAAAACCTACCCAATTGTCGACGCCATACCCAACCCAGTCGCAGTCGGCCAAGAAACCCTACTCAAAGCAGGCATCTCCGAAGCCCTCCCCTCCGCATCATACGGGTGGACAGGCATCACCATCACCGTTAAAAAACCAGACGGCACAACAACCACCCTGGGACCCCTAACCACTGACTCAACAGGTTCAACATACGCAACATACGTACCTGACCAAGTAGGCAACTACACCGTAACAACCAACTTCCCCAACCAAACCTACCCAATAACCTATACGCCCTCCGGAAGAACTCAACCCATCCAAGCAGGCACCATAATGCTAGCAAGCAGCAAATCCATGACCCTAGAAGTAGTCGAAGAACTCTCCATACCCTTCTATCCAGGACACGCGTTACCAACCGAATACTGGAGCCGACCCATCGACCCACAACTCAGAGAATGGTACAGCATCTCCGGCAACTGGGTAGAACGACCCTTCAACTCAGTGGTACAATTCCAAGACGATGCACCAGAAACGCCCCACATCCTTTGGGCTACCCCCTATGAACAAGGCGGCATATCAGGCGGCTTATACGACGGCGAAAACAACATAATCGCAGACATGTACGGCGGCGACGCATACGAAGGCAGATTCGCAAACGCAGTAGTCATCAACGGCGTACTATACTACAACACCCAACCAAACGGCTTATACGCGCAAGTAAGCATACCTGGAATTCAAGCAATCGACCTCCACACAGGCGAGAAACTTTGGTTCCTAAACAACACCTTCCTGTCATTTGGTCAAACGATGTTCTACCCAAGCTACAACGTAAACGGCGTCTGGAACTACCTCTGGTCAGTAAATGGCAACAACTACACCGCATACAGCACAAACGATGGCTCATTCCAGTTCATGTTCTACAACGTACCCACAGGCACAAGAATCTGGGGACCAAACGGTGAAATCCTCATCTACCAAATCAACTACGCCGCAGGCTGGATGGCACTTTGGAACTCAACCCTTGCAGGCCTACAAAACGCGGTCATGGGTCAACCCACCTATGGCAGCTGGTCTTTCGGTACCTTAGGCATGGATGCAAACGGTAGAGGCTCACGCGACGTCGGCGGTCCAACAAACCCAACTAACGCCATAGGTCAGCAGATAAACTCAGCTTTCCCAGTGACTAGATGCCTCAACGGTTCACTAGCCAAATGCTACTCATGGAACGTAACCATACCCAAAACCTTAGCCGCAAACTCTCTTAGGGCCTATGAAGGCGACAGAATCGTCGGTATTGCCTTCAACCAGACCATGGTGCGTGTCTGGGCTTTGCCACTCAATGGAATAACCGCAACAAGAAACGCATCCATAAGTTCAGGCTCAATATCGCCCATATTCGATAAGACCTGGACTCCGCCGTCTGAATGGCTCGAAGGATCAAACATACTATACTACACAGGCGCATCAAACTACGTTAAAGACCCCATCTACGGCAACGGTGTCATCGCAGTATGGTCAAAAGAATTAACAACCCACTACGGCTTCAGCCTCGTCGACGGATCTTACCTTTGGGCTACCGAACCTGAGCACTATCTTGACTTATACGGCGCAGGAGCAGGAGAACATACTTGGTACTTCGCTTACGGCAAACTCTACTCAGTTGGCCTCGCAGGCATACTCTACGCGTACAACCTCCAAACAGGTAAAACCGATTGGACATACACACTCAAAGACCCCTACACTGAGCCCGTTACTGGTGAGAACTGGTGGGGCTGGATTAGTCACATCGCTGCAGGCAAAGTCTACATCGGCACACTAGAACACTCAGCTAACAGTCCAATGCCCAGAGGCGGACCTTATGCTTGTGTTAACGCAACCGACGGTAGCGAAATCTTCCGTGTAAACGGTATGATGCGTTTGACTCGTTGGGGTGGTAACCCTGTTATGGGTGACAGCATCATCGCAGGCTACGATACATATGACCTACAAATCTACGCAATGGGTAAAGGCCCAAGCAAAATCACTGTCTCCGCTCCAAACCTCGGAGCCGCACAAGGACAAAGCGTACTCATCTCAGGCCGCGTAACCGACATATCACCGGGCACCACGGACCCACGCATTGCAATGCGGTTCCCCAATGGTGTTGCAGCTGTATCTGATGCAAGCCAAGGCCAATATATGCTCTACGTCTACAAGCAGTTTGAATGCCCAACCGACGCCACAGGTGTCCCAGTTTCCCTTGCAGTTATCGACGCTAACGGTAACTATCGTGAGATTGGCACTACTACAAGTGATGTTACTGGCTTCTACAGTTTCAGCTGGATGCCCGATATTCCAGGCAAGTACACTGTAATTGCAACCTTCGCTGGCTCTAAAGCATACTACGGCTCATACGACCAAGCAGCCTTCGTCGTAGACGAAGCACATGCAACTGCTCCTCCGCAGGCAACACCTGAACCCTCAGCAGCAGACCTCTACTTCGTACCTGGCATAGCAGGCGTAATCATAACCATCATCGCAGTCGGCGTAGCCATAATACTGCTACAAAGAAAACGCCCATAAAGCGAATACAGACACAAATCCCTCTTTTCCTTTTTTTGTTTAATTAGCCAATTCTTTTCCCGAAAGCGGATTCGAAAATTCTGCCTTTCGATAAAAACCAAATCTATTTCAAAAATGCCTAAAAAAATCAAAAAAGTGTGCTTGTTGTGTGGTTTCGGCTG
Coding sequences within:
- a CDS encoding citrate synthase (catalyzes the formation of citrate from acetyl-CoA and oxaloacetate) — encoded protein: MINNDERVVVRGLKDVAAAETKISYVDFNGYLYYVGYNIDDLVGRVIYAEIAYLLIHRRLPNKQELENFKNELISAMKLPDAVVESIKKTPKTCHPMDILRTEVSHLGEYDPEGSDFSPEANYRRATRLVAQVPVIVATIHRSRLNQPVPEPKQEFGFAQNFLYMFKGAVPEESETNVLHRYMTLHADHGFNASTFAARVTASTNSDMYSAVTSAIGALKGPLHGGASEKVMDMLDDINLEEEVEEYINGLLGDQKKVMGFGHRIYRAQDPRTKHLRGMVEDLCHRDRTLSLYNKCIKIEDIVFKRKKIYPNVDFYAAVTMDALGVPKEFFTPFFATARISGWVAHVIEQYEDAVLLRPESKYIGEFNRPFVPIENR
- a CDS encoding carboxypeptidase-like regulatory domain-containing protein, with product MLIAIFVASIVTSIPILNINVQAATTMKTYPIVDAIPNPVAVGQETLLKAGISEALPSASYGWTGITITVKKPDGTTTTLGPLTTDSTGSTYATYVPDQVGNYTVTTNFPNQTYPITYTPSGRTQPIQAGTIMLASSKSMTLEVVEELSIPFYPGHALPTEYWSRPIDPQLREWYSISGNWVERPFNSVVQFQDDAPETPHILWATPYEQGGISGGLYDGENNIIADMYGGDAYEGRFANAVVINGVLYYNTQPNGLYAQVSIPGIQAIDLHTGEKLWFLNNTFLSFGQTMFYPSYNVNGVWNYLWSVNGNNYTAYSTNDGSFQFMFYNVPTGTRIWGPNGEILIYQINYAAGWMALWNSTLAGLQNAVMGQPTYGSWSFGTLGMDANGRGSRDVGGPTNPTNAIGQQINSAFPVTRCLNGSLAKCYSWNVTIPKTLAANSLRAYEGDRIVGIAFNQTMVRVWALPLNGITATRNASISSGSISPIFDKTWTPPSEWLEGSNILYYTGASNYVKDPIYGNGVIAVWSKELTTHYGFSLVDGSYLWATEPEHYLDLYGAGAGEHTWYFAYGKLYSVGLAGILYAYNLQTGKTDWTYTLKDPYTEPVTGENWWGWISHIAAGKVYIGTLEHSANSPMPRGGPYACVNATDGSEIFRVNGMMRLTRWGGNPVMGDSIIAGYDTYDLQIYAMGKGPSKITVSAPNLGAAQGQSVLISGRVTDISPGTTDPRIAMRFPNGVAAVSDASQGQYMLYVYKQFECPTDATGVPVSLAVIDANGNYREIGTTTSDVTGFYSFSWMPDIPGKYTVIATFAGSKAYYGSYDQAAFVVDEAHATAPPQATPEPSAADLYFVPGIAGVIITIIAVGVAIILLQRKRP